A genomic window from Candidatus Bipolaricaulota bacterium includes:
- the xth gene encoding exodeoxyribonuclease III, which produces MTFKIATYNANSIRSRIPLVQDWLSRNRPHVLCIQETKVQDPDFPREAFTEVGYNVVFRGQPAHAGVAIAAREEPEDVSFGLDSEPRDEARLIRATVHGIPIVNTYVPQGRSVDSEMFAYKLEWLSRLRDYFARNFSPDQPLIWCGDLNVAPEEIDVHNPKRLKNHVDFHPEARAALARIREWGFIDVFRRHHPDEPGQYTFWDYRVRGALERNLGWRVDHIWATKPLAERSTAAWIDREARAAERPSDHTFLVAEFEL; this is translated from the coding sequence ATGACTTTCAAGATCGCGACGTACAACGCAAATTCGATCCGTAGTCGGATCCCGCTCGTGCAGGACTGGCTCTCCCGTAACCGGCCGCACGTCTTGTGTATCCAAGAGACAAAGGTCCAGGATCCTGACTTCCCGCGAGAGGCGTTCACGGAGGTCGGGTACAACGTTGTCTTCCGCGGCCAGCCAGCGCACGCCGGGGTGGCGATCGCCGCGCGGGAGGAACCGGAGGATGTCTCGTTCGGGCTCGATTCCGAACCGCGTGACGAGGCGCGTCTGATCCGGGCGACGGTACACGGGATTCCGATCGTCAACACCTACGTCCCCCAGGGAAGATCGGTCGACTCGGAGATGTTCGCATACAAACTCGAATGGCTCTCCCGGCTGCGCGACTACTTCGCGCGCAACTTCTCCCCGGATCAACCCCTGATCTGGTGCGGTGATCTGAACGTCGCCCCGGAGGAGATCGACGTCCACAATCCAAAGCGGCTCAAAAACCACGTCGACTTTCATCCCGAAGCCCGGGCGGCGCTCGCGCGGATCAGGGAGTGGGGGTTCATCGACGTCTTCCGCCGCCATCATCCGGACGAACCAGGGCAGTACACGTTCTGGGACTATCGTGTGCGCGGCGCGCTCGAGCGCAACCTCGGCTGGCGGGTCGACCACATCTGGGCGACGAAACCGCTCGCGGAGAGGTCGACAGCGGCGTGGATCGACCGTGAGGCGCGAGCAGCGGAGAGACCCTCCGACCACACCTTCCTCGTCGCTGAGTTCGAGCTCTAG
- a CDS encoding type II toxin-antitoxin system HicB family antitoxin — protein MHNEFTAVIERDGEWYIAYCPEIPGANGQGRSKEEARNSLAEAISLILQDQEEPIRMR, from the coding sequence ATGCACAACGAGTTTACGGCGGTCATCGAGCGTGATGGCGAATGGTACATCGCGTACTGCCCGGAGATCCCCGGAGCCAATGGTCAAGGAAGGTCGAAGGAAGAGGCTCGTAATAGCCTGGCGGAAGCCATTTCCCTCATCCTCCAGGATCAGGAGGAACCCATTCGAATGCGATGA
- a CDS encoding anaerobic ribonucleoside-triphosphate reductase activating protein, which translates to MKIAQLLPTTLIEYPGKVAALIYTAGCNFRCPFCHNSELVLPDKVKALHCIPEDDVLYFLRERQGFLDALAITGGEPTLQPDLAEFLARVKGIGYLIKLDTNGSNPGVLARLFDEKLVDYVAMDVKGPEERYSELAGVNVDTDAIKETIRLIIDRAPDYEFRTTVAPTITPNEVEETTRLIQGAKRYFLQAFVVPEGKKIVDPSWRDLSALSKEELRAVWERIRDRFPEGGVR; encoded by the coding sequence ATGAAGATCGCTCAGCTCCTCCCGACGACCCTGATCGAGTACCCAGGGAAGGTAGCGGCCCTCATCTACACCGCCGGGTGCAACTTCCGCTGTCCGTTCTGCCACAACTCCGAGCTCGTCCTTCCGGATAAGGTCAAGGCACTTCACTGCATCCCGGAAGACGATGTGCTGTATTTCCTCCGCGAACGGCAGGGATTCCTCGACGCCCTGGCGATCACCGGAGGAGAGCCGACGTTGCAGCCCGATCTGGCGGAGTTCCTCGCCCGGGTGAAGGGGATCGGCTACCTGATCAAGCTCGACACGAACGGCTCCAATCCAGGGGTGCTCGCCCGACTGTTCGACGAAAAGCTCGTCGACTACGTGGCGATGGACGTCAAGGGGCCGGAGGAACGCTACTCCGAGCTTGCCGGAGTGAACGTGGATACGGATGCAATCAAGGAGACGATCCGGCTGATCATCGACCGGGCTCCGGACTACGAGTTCCGCACCACCGTCGCCCCGACGATCACCCCGAATGAGGTCGAGGAGACGACCCGGCTGATCCAGGGAGCGAAGCGCTATTTCCTCCAGGCGTTCGTCGTCCCGGAAGGGAAGAAGATCGTCGACCCGAGCTGGAGGGACCTGTCAGCCCTGTCCAAGGAAGAGCTACGCGCGGTATGGGAAAGGATCAGGGACCGGTTCCCGGAGGGCGGAGTGCGGTAG